The genomic region AGAGGCGGGCGCGGCCTTCGACGGTCTCGGAGGCGCGGATCGCGACGGGGAGTTTCTCCGGGACGAGAGGGCCCAGGCGGCGGGCGCGCCAGAGGGCGGCCAGGGCTGCCGCGATGAAGAGCTGCAGCGTGCCCCAGAGCCAGCCGGAGGGCATCAGGTCGAAGAAGCTGCGGTCACCGGAGTCGGTGGCCGAGTCGTCGGAGAGTGAGGGGAGGTACCAGACCACGTGGTGACGGGAACCGAGCAGTTGGAGGGCGAGCGAGGCGTTGCCCTGCTTGTCGAGGCGTTCGTTCCGGAGGATGTCGGGAGAACCGAGCACGACGGTGTCGCCGGTCCCCTCGGCCGCCGGGATGCGCAACAGGGTGGGCAGGCCGTCGCTGGGGTAGCAGGAGTCGGCGTCGGACGCGTCGTCCGTGGTGGTGTAGCGGATGCCGCCGGTGTCGGCCGTGCCCGCTCGCCGGGCGGCGGGCAGGGCGCAGCCGGGCGGGAGTGCGGAGTCGAAGCTGAGCGCGGGGTCGGCGGCGACTCCCGGGGCGAGGGTGCCGACGGACGGGGTGTCGGGGGCGACGAGGACGGTACGGCCGCCGGAGCTCGTGAACGCCGAGTGGAGGCGGCTCTGCTGGCGGCCGGTCAGCAGGTCGGGGCGGGCGACCAGCAGGGTCGTGTCCGAGCCGATGGCGGTTTGGGCCTCTTCCAGGGTGGTGACCACGCGGGTGGACACGCCTTGGTCGGCGAGGAGTTCGGCGACGGCGCGGCTGCCGGAGGGGTCGGCGGAGCGCGGGTCGAGGCTGCCGCGCCGGTCGTCCGAGCGGACCGCGGCGATGGCGACGGCGGCGGCCAGGAGGACCACGAGTGCGAGCACGACACCGCGCGTGCGGGTCCACACCTGGCGGGCGGTGAGAGAGGCCGAGGTGGACGGGAGGGTGGCCGCGGGCGCCTCGGGTGCGGGTGCCTCGCGCGCCTCGGGGGTCATTCGGCGGCCCCCTGGCGGGCGCTGTGGGGTGTGCTCTGCGTGCTGCTCGCCAGGACCGGCTTGGTGCGTTCCAGGTCGCGGTCGAGCTGTGAGAGACGGTCGTACGTCTCCGAGGTGGCCGTTCGCCCGCCGTATGTCACGTCGTCGAAGTCCCGGGCCGCGGCGCGCAGTCGGTCCGCGTGGGCGGGAAGCGTGTGGCCCGCTTCGGCGGCGGCCTCGTCGGCGGTGCGGCCGGGGCGGGGGTCGAGCAGGGCGCGTTGCTCCAGGGAGCGCACGACGGCGCGCATGCGCTCCTGGACGGCTTGGTTCCAGTGGCCCTGGGCCGCGTGTGCCTCGGCGGCCGCGCGGTGCTCGGCGGCGCTGCGCGGCCGGTCGTCGAAGAGCGGGGCAGCCGATGTCGGGCCGCGGCGTGGGCTGCCGAGGCGCCACCAGAGGGCGCCGATGAGGGCCACGGCCGCGAGGATGACGACAAGGAGGCCTAGTGCGCCGCCCGGTGTAGCGGAGGAGGCGGCGTTGAACAGCTTGTCCACCCACTCCCAGAAGGCGTTCAGGGCGCGTTCGAGCAGGCTGGGGTCGTTCTCGTGGTACATCCGCTTGGACAGTTCGCGCCGGGCCGCCTCCCGCGCGGGGTCGCGCGGGATCGTCACCGGCGGTTCGCCCTCGCCACGCGACAGTGTGCGTACGGCTGTGCCGCTGGTGTGTGGCAGCGTCAGTACGGCTGTGAGAACTCCCCCCGCCAGGCTCACTCCGTCAGCTCCCCCGAGTGGAGCCGGGGGTGCCGGAGCCGTAGTCCTGGAGGCCGGCCGCGCGGGCCAGGTCGAGGTCGAGGGCCTCGCGGCGGATGCGCTGGTCGATGTAGAGGAGCACGGAGACGCCGGCGGTGATCGGGAACGTGAGCATGGCGCCGATCACCGAGCCGATCCCGCTGATGATCAGGAACGTCCAGCCGAGGTCGCCGGTGGCGGTGTCGAGGAAGCCGGTGACACCCTCGCCGCTGAGCGCGGAGGCGACGAAGGCGAAAGGGATCACGATGATCGACGCCACGATGTTCGCGATGATCGTGGCGAGCAGCTGGATGCCGAAGACCCGCCACCAGGAGCCGCGGACGAGCTTCGCGGAGCGGCTCATCGACTTCAGGACGCTCTGCTTCTCCAGCATCAGTGCGGGCGAGGCCAGCGAGAAGCGGACCATCAGCCAGAGCGCGACGACGGCCGCGGCCAGGCCGCCGAAGACGGCGAGCGCGACGGCGCCGTCACCGCCGCCGGCGAGGCCGACGAGGATGCCGGGCAGCGTGCCCGCGGCGGCGGTCGCGATGGCGATGAGGGGGAGCAGGAAGGTCAGGCCGAAGAGTTTGGGCAGCTGCGGCCGGGCGTCACGCCAGGCCTCCGAGGTGGTCACCGACTTGCCGAGCACGGCGCGGCTGGTCACGGTCGTGAGCAGGGCGGTCGCGAAGATCGTGCCGAGCAGGGTGACCAGCAGAACGACGCCGGTGTTCAGGAGGGTGTCGCCCAGGGCGCGGGACAGTTCGCCGGCGGTGGCGCTGGGGTCGTTCAGGGTCTCCGTGCTGGCGCTGTCGTCCAGGACGAAGCCCTGGAGCAGGATCACGGCGATCTGGGTGAAGACGGCGACAGTCAGCGAGATGCCGAGGACGGTGCGCCAGTGCGTACGCATGGTCGACACCGCGCCGTCGAGGATCTCGCCGACGCCGAGCGGGCGGAGCGGGATGACGCCGGGCTTGGCCGCGGGCGGGGGACCGCCCCAGCCGGGGCCCCAGCCGGGGTGGCCACCGGGACCGTAACCGCCGGGGCCGCCGTAGCCACCAGGACCGCCGGGGCCCCCGTAACCGCCGTACCCGCCGGGGTCGGCCGGTGGCTGACCGCCCCAGCCGGGGCCTGGCGGGGGTGGTGGCGGGGCCTGGGGCGGGGTGCCCTGGGGGCCGCCGGGGGCGGGCCACTGGGCGGGTGGGGGCTGCTCCTTGGACCACTTCGGGCCCGGACCGGACGGGTCGGGGCCAGGCTGGCCCGGCCTGTCCGCAGCCGGCTCGTCCGCGGGCTCCGTAGGACCGGGCTGGTCCGCGGGCGGGGTCGGACCGGAAACCGTCGGCTCCTGTCCGTTCTGCCCGTCGGAAGGGGCAGATCCGGGCGATGCCCAGCCCGGAGTGTCTTTCATCGTCGCTCCTTCACGGTGCCCGCCCGCGGTCGCGGCGGCAGGTTGGCTGCCATCGTGCCACGGTGTGGCCGGGAAGTGACCGGCCGCCGTATGGGCTGCACACCTTCAATTGTCCGGCCGGTACGGGGCAGACTGGGCGGATGGCTGATCAGTACGCGCAATCCCGCGAGAACAACGGGACCACCGAGGTACCGGCGATCCGGTGGGACGAGCCGCCGGAAGGTCCTGTGGTGGTCCTCCTCGACCAGACGAGGCTGCCCGCCGAGGAGGTCGAGCTGGTGTGCACGGACGCGCCTGCCCTGGTGGAGGCGATCCGTACGCTCGCCGTTCGCGGGGCGCCGCTGCTCGGCATCGCCGGGGCGTACGGGGTCGCGCTCGCCGCCGCGCGAGGGTTCGACGTGGACGAGGCCGCGGCCGCGCTCGCGGGTGCACGGCCCACCGCGGTGAACCTCTCGTACGGGGCACGCAGGGCCCAGGCGGCCCACCGCGCGGTGCTGCGGGGCGGTGGTGACCGGGAGCAGGCCGCCGAGGCCGCGCTCGCCGCCGCTCGGGCACTCCACGAGGAGGACGCCGAGGCCAGCGCTCGGATGGCCGTGCACGGGCTGGCGCTCCTGGACGAGCTGCTGCCCGGGGGCAACCACCGGATCCTGACGCACTGCAACACCGGGGCGCTGGTGTCCGGGGGTGAGGGCACGGCGTTCGCGGTGGCGCTCGCGGCGCACCGGGCGGGGCGGCTGCGCAGGCTCTGGGTGGACGAGACGCGGCCGTTGCTGCAGGGTGCTCGCCTGACGGCCTATGAGGCGGCGCGCAGCGGAATGGCGTACACCTTGCTCACGGACAACGCGGCGGGATCGCTGTTCTCGGCGGGAGAGGTGGACGCGGTGCTGATCGGGGCCGACCGGATCGCCGCCGACGGTTCGGTGGCGAACAAGGTGGGGAGCTATCCGCTCGCGGTGCTGGCCAGGTACCACCATGTGCCGTTCATCGTGGTGGCGCCGGCGACGACGGTGGATCCGGACACTCCGAACGGAGCAGCGATCGAGGTCGAGCAGCGCGCCAGTCATGAAGTGACGGAGATCACGGCACCCCAGGTGCCGGTGGCGGGAGCGGAAGCGGGAGGCGGGATACCGGTGGCACCCCTGGGGACCCAGGCGTACAACCCGGCGTTCGATGTGACGCCGCCCGAGCTGGTGACGGCGATCGTCACCGAGGAAGGCGCTGTGTCTCCCGTGACGGCTGAGGCGCTTGCAGAGCTGTGTGACAGGTCACGCCAGGTAACGATTTAGTTAATGGGATGATGACGTTTATGAAGGGACGAGTCCTTGTCGTCGATGACGACACCGCACTGGCCGAGATGCTCGGCATTGTGTTGCGTGGTGAAGGTTTTGAGCCGTCTTTCGTAGCCGACGGCGACAAGGCGCTGGCCGCTTTCCGTGAGAGCAAGCCCGACCTGGTGCTCCTGGACCTGATGCTTCCCGGCCGGGACGGTATCGAGGTGTGCCGCCTGATCAGGGCGGAGTCCGGGGTGCCGATCGTGATGCTCACCGCGAAGAGCGACACCGTCGATGTCGTGGTCGGCCTGGAGTCGGGTGCCGACGACTACATCGTGAAGCCGTTCAAGCCAAAGGAGCTGGTGGCCCGGATCCGGGCCAGGCTGCGCAGGTCGGAGGAGCCGGCGCCCGAGCAGCTCGCGATCGGCGATCTGGTCATCGACGTGGCCGGTCACTCTGTGAAGCGGGAGGGGGCGTCGATCGCGCTGACTCCGCTGGAGTTCGACCTGCTGGTGGCGCTGGCCCGCAAGCCGTGGCAGGTGTTCACGCGAGAGGTGCTCCTGGAGCAGGTGTGGGGCTACCGCCACGCGGCGGACACCCGCCTGGTGAACGTCCATGTGCAGCGGCTGCGCTCCAAGGTCGAGAAGGACCCGGAGCGACCGGAGATCGTGGTGACCGTCCGCGGCGTCGGTTACAAGGCAGGACCGAGCTGACATGTCCCGGGACAGTGCCGCTTCGGCGCCCGGCCGGCCCGGGACCCGCGCGGGGCGGCCTGTCGGTCGGAAGACGACGGGCCCGCGCTGGGCACGGTTCACCGAGGGCGGGCTGTTGCGGGGCGGAGTCCAGGGCAGCCCGGTCCTTCGGCTGTTCATGCGCTGGGTGCGGCGTCCGCTGCTGCCCGTCATGCGGCTGTGGCGGCGCAACATCCAGCTCAAGGTCGTCGTCACGACCCTGCTGATGTCGCTGGGCGTCGTGCTGCTGCTGGGCTTCGTCGTGATCGGGCAGGTGCGCAACGGCCTGCTGGACGCCAAGGTGAAGGCTTCGCAGAGCCAGGCCACGGGCGGCTTCACGGTCGCCAAGCAGGAGGCCGACAGCGCGGCGGGCGCGGGCGGGGACGACGGCCCGGGCTCGGACGAGAACCCCGTCCAGAACGTCAGCGGGTGGATGAGCGACCTCGTGCAGTCGCTGTCCAGCGGCGGCCAGGGCGCGTTCAGTGTCGTGACCCTCAGCACCACCTCCGCGGACAACGACAGCAGGGGCCTCGGGCCGCGTGCGTCGGGTTATGTCGACCCGAGCCTCAGCGTGCCCCAGGACCTGCGTAAGCGGGTCGACGACGGCACGGGGGCGGCGCAGAGCTACACGCGCATCGTGTACACCAACGACCAGGACTCCCAGCCCGCGCTGATCATCGGCACGCAGGTCAACGACCCCAAGGGCGATCCGTACCAGCTGTACTACCTTTTCCCGCTCACGCAGGAGGAGAAGTCGCTCAGCCTGGTCAAGGGGACGCTCGCGACGGCGGGGCTGTTCGTCGTGGTACTGCTCGGGGCGATCGCCTGGCTCGTGGTGCGCCAGGTCGTCACGCCCGTACGGATGGCCGCCGGGATCGCCGAGCGGCTGTCCGCCGGGCGCCTTCAGGAACGTATGAAGGTCACCGGCGAGGACGACATCGCGCGGCTCGGTGAGGCCTTCAACAAGATGGCGCAGAACCTTCAGCTCAAGATCCAGCAGCTGGAGGACCTGTCGCGGATGCAGCGGCGGTTCGTCTCCGACGTGTCGCACGAGCTGCGTACGCCGCTGACGACCGTCCGGATGGCGGCCGACGTCATCCACGACGCGCGCGTGGACTTCGATCCGATGACCGCGCGGTCGGCCGAACTGCTCGCCGACCAGCTCGACCGGTTCGAGACCTTGCTCGCGGACCTGCTGGAGATCAGCCGCTTCGACGCGGGCGCGGCGGCCCTGGAGGCCGAGCCGATAGACCTGCGGGTAGTTGTCCGCAGGGTCGTCAGCGGGGCCGAGCCGCTCGCGGAGCGCAAGGGCACGCACATACAGGTCGTCGGGGACCAGCAGCCGGTGGTCGCCGAGGCGGACGCCCGGCGGGTCGAGCGGGTGCTGCGCAACCTCGTGGTCAACGCCGTGGAGCACGGCGAGGGCAAGGACGTCGTGGTCAAACTCGCGGCGGCGGGCGGAGCGGTCGCGGTCGCGGTGCGTGACTTCGGAGTGGGGCTCAAGCCCGGCGAGGCGACCCGCGTGTTCAGCCGCTTCTGGCGGGCCGACCCGGCACGCGCGCGTACGACCGGCGGTACGGGCCTCGGCCTGTCCATCGCCCTGGAGGACGCGCGGCTGCACGGCGGCTGGCTGCAGGCCTGGGGCGAGCCGGGCGGCGGCTCGCAGTTCCGGCTGACGCTGCCGCGGACCGCGGACGAGCCGCTGCGGGGCTCGCCGATACCCCTGGAGCCCAAGGACTCGCGGCGCAACCGCGGACTGAACGACGCCGGGCTGCCCCTCGGCGGTACGCAGAAACTGGCCACCGTGCCCGTCCAGCCCGACAGCGAGCGTGCCGTGCCGCCGCCCATGCAGGCGCGGTCGCAGCTCGCGCCCCGGGTGACGGGCGCCGTGGACCCGGCGGCGCTGCCCGGCAACGGCGCGCGCGTGGTGCCGCGGCCCACCGCGGAAGCGCGCGGCCAGAGCGCTCTGGCCGCGGAGGAGGCCCCGTCCGAGGACGGCCGGGGAGCCGGCGGGGAGCCGGATCGGTTGAAGCAGGGGGAGGAATCACGTGGGCGCTGACCGCGATCGGGGCGGCCGTCGGCGTCCGGCGCGCGTGGTGGTGTACGGCGCCTGTGGAGCCGTACTGCTGACCGGATGCGCCTCGATGCCGGACGGCGGGGATCTGCGCGGGGTCGAGGCATCGCAGCGGCCGGACGCGCAGGTGAGGGTGTTCGCCATGCCGCCGCGGGAGAACGCCCGGCCCGAGGAGATCGTGCAGGGCTTCCTGGAGGCGCTGACCAGCGACGATCCAGGGTTCGAGACGGCGCGTAAATACCTGACCAGTGAGGCGTCCGAGGAGTGGCGGCCGAACGAGTCGACGACGGTGCTCGCGGACGGGCCGAACACGGTGGCGGAGCACAGCGGCAGCCGCGAGGCGACCGGCGACTACGCCTACTCGCTGACCGGCACCAAGGTCGCCGCGGTGGACTCGCAGTTCGCCTACGAGCCCACCAACGGGACGTACCGAGAGCTCGTGCACCTCACGAAGCAGCAGGAGAAGGACGGCACCAGGCAGTGGCGCATCGACGAGCCGCCACAGGGTCTGGTGATGGGGAAGTCCGACTTCCAGCGCAACTACGTGTCCGTCAACAAGTACTACTTCGCGTCGAACACGGCGGGCGGGACGGACGAGCAGCTCGGGGCGGTCGCCGACCCCGTCTACGTACGCGAGCAGGTGGACCCGGTGACCCAGATGGTCCGCTCGCTCCTGAAGGGGCCGACGAGCTGGCTCAAGCCGGTGGTCAGGTCCAGTTTCCCCACCGGTACGGCGCTGAAGAAGGGCGTCAAGTCGCTGACGCCCGACGACCAGAACCGACTGACGGTGCCGCTGAACGAAAAGGCCGACCGGATCGGCCAGTCCGTGTGCCAGGAGATGGCGGCCCAAATCCTGTTCACCCTCCAGAACCTGACGCCCACGGGCATCGACGAGGTGGAGCTGCAGCGTTCGGACGGAACGCAGTCGTGCGTGCTCCGCGCCAGCCGGGCCGAGAGCTACGTCGCGCACGGCCCGACGAAGCGTGACGAGTACGAGTACTTCATCGACGGTGAGAAGCGGCTCGTCCGGATAGCGAGCGCGGGCAGCGAGCAGGAGCCCGAGCCGGTACCGGGTGCGCTCGGCGACGGCGACAAGGCGCTGCGGGCGGCCGCGGTCTCGCGGGACGAGGACACCGCGGCCGGGGTGTCGGTCGACGGGCGCTCGCTGTACGTCGGGTCGCTCGCGTCAGGCGGTTCGCTCGGGGAACCCGTGCTGCGCAGCACGGCCACCTCTGCCAACGACGGGCTGACGACGCCCAGTTGGGACACGGGGGGTGACCTGTGGGTGGCCGACCGTGCTCCGAAGAACTCCAAACTGCTCCTGCTCAAGAAGGGCGCGGGTGAGCCGCTGGTGGTCACGACGCCCGGGCTCGACGGGCGGATCGAGGCGGTGCGGGTGGCCGCCGACGGTGTGCGGATCGCCCTGATCGTGCGGAAGGGCGACAGGACGACCCTGCTGCTGGGCCGGATCGAGCGGCAGGAGGGGCCGGACGGGAAGCCGACCGTCTCCATCCATGAGCTGCGGTCCGTTGCACCGCAGCTGGAGGAGGTCACCGCCATGTCCTGGGCCGGCGACAGCCGTCTGGTCGTGGTCGGGCGCGAGGCCCGGGTCGTGCAGCAGATCCAGTACGTCCAGGTCGACGGCTCCACGCCGGTCGGCCCGGCACCCGCCGCGCTCACCGGCGTGAAGGAGATCGCCGCCTCCGAGGACGAACGGCTGCCCCTGGTGGCCCACTCGGAGGACGGGATCGTGCGGCTCTCGTCCGGTTCGCAGTGGCAGACGGTGGTCAAGACGGGGATGGCGCCGGTCTATCCGGGCTGAACCCGGGGCTCGGTTTGCTCTCGCTGTCCGAGGGTTGTTGATCCGGGGGTCTGGCTGCCGCCTGCCGCCTGCCGCCTGTCGTTTGTCGTCTGCCGTTTGTCGATTGTCGTCCGCCCGGCTGTTGGTCAGCCTGCCGGCTGCCGGTCCGTTGGCCCATCCGCCCTGCGCGTCCGGCTGACCGTCTGGCTGCGGCGGAGCCGGTACGTCGGGTCGGGGTCCCTCGTGTGGGGGACAACGCCCCTGCGGTTGACCGGAGTTGTCCACAGGGCGTTTTCCACAGGGGTGGCAGGGTCGGACGGGCGTTGGCACAGTGGTCGGCATGCGGGGGTGGTGGCGGGACCTCACCGACCTGGTGCTCCCGGCCGAGTGCGGAGGCTGTGGGAGGCCTCGCACGGTGCTCTGCCCGGAGTGCCGTGCCGCCCTGACAGGGGCCGTACCGAGCCGGGTGCGACCGGAGCCGGAACCACCGGGGCTGCCGGTGGTGCACGCGGCGGCTCCGTACGAGGACGAGGTGCGCGCGGTGCTCCTCGCCCACAAGGAACGGGGTGCGCTGATGCTCGCGGGGCCGCTCGGAGCGGCGCTGGCGCGGGCCGTGCGGGCGGGGCTCGCGACCGGTGGCGGGAGCGGGGCCGGCGGCTGGAGTGGGGCGGGCGGCAGGCGTGGGGCCGCGGGGCTCGTGCCCTGTGCCGATGGATTCGGCGGAATGGGCGGAGTGGGCGTCTCCTGGACGCCTGTGTCGCTCGTTCCCGTTCCGTCCGCGCCATGGGCGGTCCGGGCGCGGGGACACGACCCGGCACGGCGGATCGCGCTCGCCGCGGCGGGTGAGCTACGGCGTACGGGGACGCCGGCCCGGGTACTCGCCGTACTGCGACAGCGGCGTGCCGTGGCCGACCAGTCGGGGCTCAACTCCCGGCAGCGGCTGGACAATCTGGCCGGCGCCCTGGAGGTGGCCGCCGGGGGCGCGCGGCTGCTGGCCGGCGGCGGGCGGGTCGTGCTCGTCGACGACCTGATGACGACGGGCGCGTCCTTGGCGGAGGCGGCACGGGCCTTGGAGGCCGCTTTCGCGACGGGAACGGGTCCTTACGGCCGAGTAACACCCAAAGTGACAAGGGAAGGTATGGCGCGAGCGACGGCGACAGGTGTAGGACGGCCAGAAGCGGTCAGGGAAATGAGGGGTGCGAACGGCGCCGAAGGCAGGCTCGGCGCGGCTGTGGTCGCGGCGACACCCGCATCCTTCGAAATAAACCGGAACTGACAGAGAAGTTGCGTCGTTGCAGGTAGTGAGAGGTCTTATTCACCTGAATGGAGGTACGTCGCGGTAGAGGGTGACGACATCCGTCCAGGCGAGATATGTTCGGTTGTGAGGGAATGGCGCACGCCGTACCTCGCATATCGGAGTGCCGTGCCGTGGGTTTTCTGCAA from Streptomyces sp. NBC_00878 harbors:
- the mtnA gene encoding S-methyl-5-thioribose-1-phosphate isomerase: MADQYAQSRENNGTTEVPAIRWDEPPEGPVVVLLDQTRLPAEEVELVCTDAPALVEAIRTLAVRGAPLLGIAGAYGVALAAARGFDVDEAAAALAGARPTAVNLSYGARRAQAAHRAVLRGGGDREQAAEAALAAARALHEEDAEASARMAVHGLALLDELLPGGNHRILTHCNTGALVSGGEGTAFAVALAAHRAGRLRRLWVDETRPLLQGARLTAYEAARSGMAYTLLTDNAAGSLFSAGEVDAVLIGADRIAADGSVANKVGSYPLAVLARYHHVPFIVVAPATTVDPDTPNGAAIEVEQRASHEVTEITAPQVPVAGAEAGGGIPVAPLGTQAYNPAFDVTPPELVTAIVTEEGAVSPVTAEALAELCDRSRQVTI
- the mtrB gene encoding MtrAB system histidine kinase MtrB; protein product: MSRDSAASAPGRPGTRAGRPVGRKTTGPRWARFTEGGLLRGGVQGSPVLRLFMRWVRRPLLPVMRLWRRNIQLKVVVTTLLMSLGVVLLLGFVVIGQVRNGLLDAKVKASQSQATGGFTVAKQEADSAAGAGGDDGPGSDENPVQNVSGWMSDLVQSLSSGGQGAFSVVTLSTTSADNDSRGLGPRASGYVDPSLSVPQDLRKRVDDGTGAAQSYTRIVYTNDQDSQPALIIGTQVNDPKGDPYQLYYLFPLTQEEKSLSLVKGTLATAGLFVVVLLGAIAWLVVRQVVTPVRMAAGIAERLSAGRLQERMKVTGEDDIARLGEAFNKMAQNLQLKIQQLEDLSRMQRRFVSDVSHELRTPLTTVRMAADVIHDARVDFDPMTARSAELLADQLDRFETLLADLLEISRFDAGAAALEAEPIDLRVVVRRVVSGAEPLAERKGTHIQVVGDQQPVVAEADARRVERVLRNLVVNAVEHGEGKDVVVKLAAAGGAVAVAVRDFGVGLKPGEATRVFSRFWRADPARARTTGGTGLGLSIALEDARLHGGWLQAWGEPGGGSQFRLTLPRTADEPLRGSPIPLEPKDSRRNRGLNDAGLPLGGTQKLATVPVQPDSERAVPPPMQARSQLAPRVTGAVDPAALPGNGARVVPRPTAEARGQSALAAEEAPSEDGRGAGGEPDRLKQGEESRGR
- a CDS encoding LpqB family beta-propeller domain-containing protein, whose protein sequence is MGADRDRGGRRRPARVVVYGACGAVLLTGCASMPDGGDLRGVEASQRPDAQVRVFAMPPRENARPEEIVQGFLEALTSDDPGFETARKYLTSEASEEWRPNESTTVLADGPNTVAEHSGSREATGDYAYSLTGTKVAAVDSQFAYEPTNGTYRELVHLTKQQEKDGTRQWRIDEPPQGLVMGKSDFQRNYVSVNKYYFASNTAGGTDEQLGAVADPVYVREQVDPVTQMVRSLLKGPTSWLKPVVRSSFPTGTALKKGVKSLTPDDQNRLTVPLNEKADRIGQSVCQEMAAQILFTLQNLTPTGIDEVELQRSDGTQSCVLRASRAESYVAHGPTKRDEYEYFIDGEKRLVRIASAGSEQEPEPVPGALGDGDKALRAAAVSRDEDTAAGVSVDGRSLYVGSLASGGSLGEPVLRSTATSANDGLTTPSWDTGGDLWVADRAPKNSKLLLLKKGAGEPLVVTTPGLDGRIEAVRVAADGVRIALIVRKGDRTTLLLGRIERQEGPDGKPTVSIHELRSVAPQLEEVTAMSWAGDSRLVVVGREARVVQQIQYVQVDGSTPVGPAPAALTGVKEIAASEDERLPLVAHSEDGIVRLSSGSQWQTVVKTGMAPVYPG
- a CDS encoding ComF family protein, with the protein product MRGWWRDLTDLVLPAECGGCGRPRTVLCPECRAALTGAVPSRVRPEPEPPGLPVVHAAAPYEDEVRAVLLAHKERGALMLAGPLGAALARAVRAGLATGGGSGAGGWSGAGGRRGAAGLVPCADGFGGMGGVGVSWTPVSLVPVPSAPWAVRARGHDPARRIALAAAGELRRTGTPARVLAVLRQRRAVADQSGLNSRQRLDNLAGALEVAAGGARLLAGGGRVVLVDDLMTTGASLAEAARALEAAFATGTGPYGRVTPKVTREGMARATATGVGRPEAVREMRGANGAEGRLGAAVVAATPASFEINRN
- the mtrA gene encoding two-component system response regulator MtrA gives rise to the protein MMTFMKGRVLVVDDDTALAEMLGIVLRGEGFEPSFVADGDKALAAFRESKPDLVLLDLMLPGRDGIEVCRLIRAESGVPIVMLTAKSDTVDVVVGLESGADDYIVKPFKPKELVARIRARLRRSEEPAPEQLAIGDLVIDVAGHSVKREGASIALTPLEFDLLVALARKPWQVFTREVLLEQVWGYRHAADTRLVNVHVQRLRSKVEKDPERPEIVVTVRGVGYKAGPS
- a CDS encoding DUF4350 domain-containing protein — encoded protein: MTPEAREAPAPEAPAATLPSTSASLTARQVWTRTRGVVLALVVLLAAAVAIAAVRSDDRRGSLDPRSADPSGSRAVAELLADQGVSTRVVTTLEEAQTAIGSDTTLLVARPDLLTGRQQSRLHSAFTSSGGRTVLVAPDTPSVGTLAPGVAADPALSFDSALPPGCALPAARRAGTADTGGIRYTTTDDASDADSCYPSDGLPTLLRIPAAEGTGDTVVLGSPDILRNERLDKQGNASLALQLLGSRHHVVWYLPSLSDDSATDSGDRSFFDLMPSGWLWGTLQLFIAAALAALWRARRLGPLVPEKLPVAIRASETVEGRARLYRKSNARDRAATALRSTTRTRLAPLVGVSPAQAHAPETLLPALSTQLRREGQALHSLLFGPPPSDDAALIALADQLDALEREVRRP
- a CDS encoding DUF4129 domain-containing protein; protein product: MSLAGGVLTAVLTLPHTSGTAVRTLSRGEGEPPVTIPRDPAREAARRELSKRMYHENDPSLLERALNAFWEWVDKLFNAASSATPGGALGLLVVILAAVALIGALWWRLGSPRRGPTSAAPLFDDRPRSAAEHRAAAEAHAAQGHWNQAVQERMRAVVRSLEQRALLDPRPGRTADEAAAEAGHTLPAHADRLRAAARDFDDVTYGGRTATSETYDRLSQLDRDLERTKPVLASSTQSTPHSARQGAAE